The sequence CCAACGGCAGAACCAATCATTGCAAGGATGAATGAAAGGTTGCTGCCCCATTCATTTTTATCTGCCATAATTTCCAATTTCCTATATTTATACTAAATAACTTTATAGTTAAAAGGTTAAATAGGTTTAGATTTAAGAAAAAATGAAAATTATTAAGAAAAATAGTAAAATACCGAATAAAATAAGATTAAAAAATATAAATTTTATAAATGTTAAAAATAAATTTCAAAAATTATGAAAAAATTAATCTTCATCATTTATGGACTTGTCAAGCTGTTCAGCAGATGAGCCGACAGATATCTTTTCCAAAACGGATGAACCGTAATAAGGAAGAATTACCAGACCGATGATTGTAGCCATCCAGAATGAAATCAGCCTTTCAATCAATGTTACAGGTCCTGCAAGTGAAAGTGAAATACCTGCTTTTGAGTAAAAACCAATCATTATACCGTCAACTGCTCCAAGACCTCCTGGAAGAAGTGGAATCATACCTACAAGAGAAGCAATAATGAATACTTCACCTATGACAATCACGTTCAGGGAAGCTCCGAATGCCAGAAATACAATATATACCCTTAAAATCTCAAAAATCCAAATCAAAAAGGACAATGGAATTGTATAATACAAAAGATTCTTGTTTAAAAGCAGCATGGACATGGTTTTCTGAAAACCGAAGATGTTGTCATGAATGCTTTTTTCCAAATCCTCGGAACTTTTCTTATAGAATCTGTTGACGATTCTGAAAATGAATTTCTCAAGACGGCTTCCAAAACCAGGATTTATGCATAGATAAATAAGAATTCCCAAAACCACAAGAATTCCGATTACGGACAATACCAATACGACAACCAGCCATGTAGGAATTTCAAAGTACAAAAGCATTGCAACAATGGTTATCGCTGCAAGAACAATGAACGGGAATGTATCCAAAACCCTATCTGCCACAACACCTGCAAAGGTATCCTTTAAGTCATAACCCTCATCCCTAGATAAGATATATGCCCTGACAGGCTCTCCTCCACCACGACCTGAAGGAGTGATGTTGTTGACTGCAAGCCCAACCATCATCATAGGAAGCAGACTTCTGAAGCTGGCCTTGATATTTACCGAATCATTGACCAGTTTCCAACGCAGAGTGTATAAAAAATAAGTGAATATCTGTATAACAATAGCCAAAACTATTAAAGCTAAATTAGCGGTTTTTAAAGCATCTATGATATTTTCAATTCCAATGAAATGGAACATTACTATTAAAATTAAAAAACTAACTATAATAAAAATGGCAGATTTTTTATCCATAATTAAATTTAATCATTTATTAGTTAAATAGTTATTTGATTAGTATTTTCCAAAATCAATTTCATTTAATATATGGCAAAACTGTTCTTCTTCAGGCGGAAGTTTCATATAATCTCCATAAATTGGAATCAATGTATTATCATCATCATTAGGAATAAAAAAGAAGGAATCTTCAAATTTAGCCCTCTTTGGAGGTTTATAATCATTTCTCTTAAAAACAACTCTTTCATGTAATGTTAAATCTGTGACAAATTGACCGCTATCTGATTTTTCATACTTTCTGAATAGTTTAGGAATCCTTTTTTGAAAATAAGTTGGATTTAATTTAATAAAATTTAACAGTGCATGAATAAAATTAAGTATTAAATTAATTATTTTAGGGTAATTATCAAATCTCAATAGTGAAATCGCATGCAATCTAGTCACAATGAAACAATATTGAATGAATAACCATCTTTTTATTTTATTATCAGGTAAAACATCTAAAATAAAAAGGTCTATATGAATTCCCAATTTGAATGAAACTTGATTGTCCCAATACTCAGCCCAATAAGTTCC is a genomic window of uncultured Methanobrevibacter sp. containing:
- a CDS encoding UPF0104 family protein, translated to MDKKSAIFIIVSFLILIVMFHFIGIENIIDALKTANLALIVLAIVIQIFTYFLYTLRWKLVNDSVNIKASFRSLLPMMMVGLAVNNITPSGRGGGEPVRAYILSRDEGYDLKDTFAGVVADRVLDTFPFIVLAAITIVAMLLYFEIPTWLVVVLVLSVIGILVVLGILIYLCINPGFGSRLEKFIFRIVNRFYKKSSEDLEKSIHDNIFGFQKTMSMLLLNKNLLYYTIPLSFLIWIFEILRVYIVFLAFGASLNVIVIGEVFIIASLVGMIPLLPGGLGAVDGIMIGFYSKAGISLSLAGPVTLIERLISFWMATIIGLVILPYYGSSVLEKISVGSSAEQLDKSINDED
- a CDS encoding phosphorylcholine transferase LicD; amino-acid sequence: MDNILQGDVLSHLQDVELMILKDFVKICEENNIEYYLIFGTQIGAIRHQGFIPWDDDIDIMIFREDYERFLKVMEEHPNDKYTIFDPRYDQEYCFEFGRMSLNGTYWAEYWDNQVSFKLGIHIDLFILDVLPDNKIKRWLFIQYCFIVTRLHAISLLRFDNYPKIINLILNFIHALLNFIKLNPTYFQKRIPKLFRKYEKSDSGQFVTDLTLHERVVFKRNDYKPPKRAKFEDSFFFIPNDDDNTLIPIYGDYMKLPPEEEQFCHILNEIDFGKY